A single Dermacentor albipictus isolate Rhodes 1998 colony chromosome 3, USDA_Dalb.pri_finalv2, whole genome shotgun sequence DNA region contains:
- the LOC135901354 gene encoding LOW QUALITY PROTEIN: uncharacterized protein (The sequence of the model RefSeq protein was modified relative to this genomic sequence to represent the inferred CDS: substituted 1 base at 1 genomic stop codon), which produces MSTEMETSIVRDPANSGVSQMCVETQGEEISSEEFNDNADWSHVGRRIKTLASQGTAAHQSRPTTKNFARNVKASVTRAARMPDALPREETKVIVRPRGGLNMARTQTATVASAIMTAANVSREDGAADTFCPNLQQNIMVVSTPDDIRASRYAEIKSICIGGKEHVVGAYQTAPYGTVKGIIRGIPIEDSTDAIDRNIVNSRNPLALGAKRIGSSTTVIVAFKGLKVPNYVCYGPVLTKCSLYRKQFDVCKQCGKVGHRRDVCPNPHVRACFACGAVDPKEDHSCTPTCRLCGGPHLTGDKVCKNRFKIPYVVTRRQWERKMAEQQAQQQQRTSLRAEEFPSLMSATATPAGPAGRRASRSVSKRRASESRQRSLSRKRSQSRDRVSWADAARHGAKKAQGGATTTTSNTATTTATTISTSKTVDGNNKSKTREDEAMRMLQEDNEALRRKNNELETKVSRQEATISKMANEIMEIKKLLTTRSTNNETPQAVSCEPTPSISSALPSTSAEKEPAPKRRAIENLKERKLNDRVDNLKDKVDQIEEHFDGLEDYIKTTFTTMINDSKKAVLQQHITQVAKKPDIIMIQETRTDTVSLPGYRVYAKSPKVSGGRGICTLVRKGLTFIEHELHNSKIEYTLIEVVTGKKXKNSTFLLNVYSSPSHWKQKFKTLLHRASTVAGTHRLVACGDFNAAHPAWGYNKQLAKGRDLFQDTLDLGFTLITDPTDPTRIGNSVSRDTTPDLTFVKNEEKGNISWRNTGSELGSDHYIVEVIIPEEVKASEDTRKHYFTDWDAFRSLLPTEMEEINNIEEWSAHIAGKVKEATKIIETDEQVDKVDSRLAHLFEAKQSILNRWKKQRLNRRLRKKVAELNRAIEVHCRLLCTQQWNEICNAADGQMHSGKTWNLMRHLLDETKTKSHQRDRLAKIIHRAVKENGETEVIRRINSKYLPVTPTERHPEYGGQANEKLDRDISVEEVRAALHELNSKSAAGPDHISNRALKNLSDVAIENLTGYYNKCWSAGSLPQQWKSAKTILIPKPGKPPNTDNLRPISLTSCVGKVLEHVLMCRWQDYLEESGLYPTTIIGFRRSLGTQDAMILLKKDIIDEDTLTKDNKAILGLDLQSAFDKVKHSAILAQVSRLNMGARTYNYIKDFLTGRTTELCAGDLRLQEKRLGSVGTPQGSVISPLLFNLVMIGVAKRLSRVEGVRHTIYADDITLWVPGGSDGHIESTLQEAVDAIEDQLNGSGLICSPSKSELLVLPPKYVRRKKSEARDYEAIKIVTRNGHVIPEVDKIRVLGMIIDKRRGNGETISRLTAKITNAIRVIRRVANRKAGMKEESLTRLVRSFVISHVTYVAAFHNWMQCERNKIDALIRRAYKAALGLFECTSTNKLLSLGVHNTLDEIAEAQRTAQLERLSMTEAGRRILQYLGFTPGAKAASSDVSVPDGTRRRIRVDLIPRNMNPEYNKERRAARAKALIDFHAKDEHAKFVDAAEYQGDCAAFVATVIEASSGATRAAASLRVREACQAEEVAIALAIADPGCQTVLCDSRSAVRNYAKGKVCGEAVRVLCSADLQRQNRCVRIKWFPAHAGNDASEKHDNHNETAHAVARALTNRAAANDRPTWCSAKDRMTTFNELTQFHRLARRTFPPPHPGLSRAEAVLFRQLQTGSLPTPVLMTHLYPKLYVSDVCRVCQRERATLTHILWDCTKFPNEASTSTAIPPRLAAAAECYDHESQTWAVQQVSAALERQ; this is translated from the exons ATGTCGACCGAGATGGAGACGTCCATTGTTCGGGACCCGGCGAATTCCGGCGTTAGCCAGATGTGTGTTGAAACTCAAGGGGAAGAAATTTCTTCCGAGGAATTCAACGACAATGCAGACTGGTCGCATGTAGGCCGGCGTATAAAGACCTTGGCCAGCCAGGGGACTGCCGCTCACCAGTCAAGACCTACGACGAAGAACTTTGCCAGGAACGTGAAAGCTTCGGTGACGAGGGCAGCAAGGATGCCGGACGCGCTACCGAGGGAGGAGACCAAGGTGATAGTGCGGCCTCGGGGAGGCCTTAACATGGCGAGGACCCAGACCGCCACCGTGGCATCAGCCATCATGACGGCGGCGAACGTATCAAGGGAGGACGGAGCAGCGGACACCTTCTGCCCCAACTTGcaacaaaacatcatggtggtgAGTACCCCCGACGATATACGTGCTTCACGTTACGCCGAAATAAAATCGATCTGCATTGGTGGCAAGGAACACGTGGTTGGCGCATATCAAACCGCGCCATATGGCACCGTTAAAGGCATTATTAGAGGTATCCCAATAGAGGACTCCACGGACGCAATCGACCGGAACATTGTAAACTCGAGAAATCCCTTGGCACTTGGCGCGAAGAGGATTGGTAGCTCGACCACAGTCATCGTGGCTTTCAAGGGCCTGAAGGTCCCGAATTACGTGTGCTATGGTCCCGTTCTCACCAAGTGCAGCCTATATCGAAAACAATTCGATGTATGTAAGCAGTGCGGAAAGGTGGGCCACCGCCGCGACGTTTGTCCAAACCCTCACGTGAGGGCTTGCTTTGCTTGCGGGGCCGTTGACCCCAAGGAAGACCATAGTTGTACCCCCACTTGCCGATTGTGCGGAGGGCCACATCTGACCGGTGACAAGGTTTGCAAGAATAGGTTCAAGATCCCATACGTAGTTACAAGGAGACAATGGGAGCGCAAGATGGCCGAACAACaagcgcagcagcaacaacgaacaTCTCTCAGAGCTGAGGAATTTCCATCGCTGATGTCAGCAACCGCAACACCTGCCGGCCCAGCTGGTCGCCGAGCGTCACGTTCCGTCTCGAAGCGCAGGGCCAGCGAGAGTAGACAGCGTAGCCTTAGCCGTAAGCGATCGCAGTCACGTGACCGCGTGAGCTGGGCCGATGCAGCAAGGCACGGTGCCAAGAAAGCACAGGGgggtgccaccaccaccacctccaataCCGCAACGACCACCGCAACGACCATTAGCACCAGCAAGACCGTCGATGGCAACAACAAGAGCAAGACGAGGGAAGACGAGGCGATGAGGATGTTGCAGGAAGACAACGAGGCACTCAGGCGCAAAAACAACGAGCTCGAGACGAAAGTCAGTAGGCAAGAGGCCACTATTAGCAAGATGGCAAACGAGATCATGGAAATCAAGAAGCTTCTCACGACCCGTTCCACCAATAACGAAACGCCCCAAGCGGTATCATGTGAGccaacacccagcatcagcagcGCTTTACCATCAACATCCGCTGAGAAGGAACCGGCACCCAAGAGACGAGCGATCGAGAACCTGAAGGAGCGCAAGCTCAACGACCGGGTGGACAACCTGAAAGACAAGGTCGACCAAATCGAGGAACACTTCGATGGGCTCGAAGATTATATTAAGACAACATTCACCACGATGATTAACGACAG CAAGAAGGCAGTCTTGCAGCAACACATAACACAAGTAGCAAAAAAGCCTGATATAATCATGATACAAGAGACTCGCACTGATACAGTGTCGCTACCCGGTTATCGCGTATACGCCAAGTCTCCAAAGGTCAGCGGAGGCAGAGGGATATGCACATTGGTTCGCAAGGGACTCACCTTCATTGAGCACGAGTTGCACAATAGTAAAATTGAATACACTCTCATCGAGGTCGTTACGGGCAAGAAATAAAAGAACAGCACCTTTCTGCTTAACGTCTACAGTAGCCCTTCACACTGGAAGCAAAAATTCAAGACGCTCCTTCACAGAGCCAGCACCGTGGCGGGAACTCACAGGCTCGTcgcctgcggggacttcaacgcggcaCACCCGGCATGGGGATATAACAAGCAATTGGCCAAGGGGCGAGACCTGTTCCAAGACACATTAGACCTGGGCTTcaccctcatcacagacccgactgATCCTACAAGGATTGGGAACTCTGTGTCCAGGGATACgacgccggacctcacgttcgtgaagaacgaggagaaggggaatATCTCCTGGCGCAACACGGGGTCAgagctcggcagcgaccactacatcgtAGAGGTCATCATACCGGAAGAGGTCAAGGCCTCGGAGGACACCAGAAAACATTATtttacggattgggatgccttccgtaGCCTGTTACCAACGGAGATGGAGGAAATCAATAACATAGAAGAATGGTCAGCTCACATCGCGGGGAAGGTCAAGGAGGCGACCAAAATCATAGAAACGGATGAGCAGGTCGACAAGGTTGACAGCCGCCTCGCGCACTTATTCGAAGCAAAGCAATCTATCCTAAACAGGTGGAAGAAGCAACGACTAAATCGGCGCCTAAGgaagaaggtggcggagctgaatCGCGCCATCGAAGTTCATTGTCGGCTGCTCTGcacgcaacaatggaacgaaatcTGTAATGCTGCGGACGGGCAGATGCATAGCGGCAAAACCTGGAACTTGATGCGGCATCTGCTCGACGAGACTAAAACAAAGTCCCACCAACGCGACCGCCTCGCAAAGATCATTCACAGAGCAGTCAAGGAAAACGGGGAAACTGAAGTAATCAGACGCATAAACAGCAAGTATCTTCCGGttacacccacggaaaggcatcctgagtacggcggtcaagccaacgagaagcttgaccgcgacatcagcgtcgaggaggtgcgagcggccctgcacgaactaaacagcaagtcagcggccggcccggatcacatctcgaacagagcgctcaagaacctcagcgATGTGGCCATCGAAAACCTCACCGGTTACTACAACAAGTGCTGGAGTGCGGGGTCACTGCCCCAGCAGTGGAAGAGTGCCAAGAccatactcatccccaaaccaggcaagccgccgaacacggacaacctccggcccatctcgctcacgtcctgcgtgggcaaggtgttggagcacgtgctcatgtgtaggtggcaggattacctggaggagtcgggactataccccaccacgatcatcgggtttcggcgttccctcggcacccaagacgcgatgattctgttgaagaaagatatAATTGACGAAGATACCCTAACGAAAGACAACAAGGCCATTCTGgggctggacctgcagagcgccttcgacaaggtgaagcactctgcaatcctagcccaggtgtccagactcaacatgggcgcaagaaCATACAATTATATCAAGGACTTTCTGACGGGACGGACTACCGAGCTCTGCGCCGGcgatctacggctccaagagaagaggctcggcagtgtcgggaccccccaaggctcggtcatctcgccgttgttattcaacctcgtcatgatcggggtggccaagcgactctctcgcgtcgagggcgtccggcacaccatctacgccgatgacatcacgctgtgggttccgggaggcagcgatggtcacattgagagcacgctgcaagaagccgtcgatGCGATTGAAGACCAGCTGAACGGttccggtttgatctgctcaccgagcaagtcagaactgctggtgttgCCACCGAAATACGTCAGACGTAAGAAGAGCGAagcgagggattacgaggccatcaagatcgtgacgaggaacggccacgtgatcccggaggtcgacaaaatccgggtgctcggcatgatCATAGACAAGCGACGAGGCAACGGCGAGACTATTTCccgccttacagccaagattaccaacgcaatacgtgtcatcagacgggtcgccaaccgcaaggccgggatgaaggaggaaagcttgacTCGGCTTGTGCGctccttcgtaatcagccacgtcacctacgttgcagccttccacaactggatgcaatgtgaaaggaataaaatcgacgccctgatacgccgagcttacaaggcggcgctcggactattcgagtgtacgagcaccaacaagctcctgagcctgggggtacacaataccctcgacgaaattgcggaagcgcaacggaccgcccagctggagcggctctctatgaccgaagccggcaggcgcatacttcaatacttgggcttcacgcccggagcgaaagcggcgagtagcgacgtttctgtcccggacggaacccggcgccggattcgggtggacctcatcccgagaaacatgaacccggagtacaacaaggagagaagagcggcgagggccaaggccctcatcgactttcacgccaaggacgagcacgcaaagttcgtagatgcggcagaataccagggagactgcgcggcgttcgtagctaccgtcatcgaggcttcgtccggcgcgacgagggcagcggcgagcttacgggtccgcgaggcgtgtcaggcggaggaggtggccattgccctggccattgccgaccccgggtgccagacggtgttgtgcgattcccgaagtgcagtgcggaattatgcaaagggcaaagtgtgtggtgaggctgtgcgcgttctgtgctcggctgacctgcaacgacagaatcggtgtgttagaatcaagtggttcccggcgcacgcgggcaacgatgcgtccgagaagcacgataaccacaacgagacggcacacgcagtggcgcgagcgctaaccaaccgcgccgctgcaaacgaccgtccaacgtggtgtagtgccaaggaccgcatgacgacgttcaacgaacttacccagttccaccgcctggctcgaaggactttcccacccccgcacccggggctgagccgagcggaggcggtgctgttcagacaattacaaactggttctttacccaccccagtattaatgactcatctataccctaaattatatgtgagtgatgtgtgccgcgtgtgccagcgggagagggccaccctgacgcacatcctatgggattgcaccaagtttcccaatgaggcttcgacaagtacagcgattcctccgcgactcgcggctgcggcggaatgctacgaccacgaaagccaaacctgggccgtccagcaggtctcggcggctcttgaaagacaa